Part of the Cercospora beticola chromosome 5, complete sequence genome is shown below.
CTCGCCTCTCCTCAATCCACTTCGCATTGGCCTCCAATTTCTGGACGAGCAGCTGTATGGCGCTGTTGATTTTGGTATTCTTGTTGCCACCCTTGCCCTTTCCTCGCTGATTCGCTTCTTTGAGCCAACGACGTAGCATGACTGTGACTGGAAGAGCAAGTTCTGGGAACGCAATGTTCTTGGCCCACATAACGAAGAATTCAGAAAGCAGTTCCTGCACTTGCTCAGCAACACCATCCTGATACGTGCGAGTCCGCAAGTATGACTTTGGCGCCCGGATCGTGGTATTGAAGTCCAAAGGCTTGAGTGTGGCTGGCTTCGGAGCCTTCCTCATCTCAGCGCTGTTTAGGACTTCGTACAGGGGGGCTGCGAGCGGAATGTAGGTTCCAGTGGCAAGGCTGACTCGTAACATAGAACGTACGAGTTGAAAGCGCAGTGGAAAGTAGGTCGCTGTTGGGATCAGTCGTAGTGCCCCGAGCGTGACTTGCACGAAAGGATATATCAGTGCTTGCAGCGGTGAGGACTTTTCTGTGCAGTGCATTGCCAGAACTCTGCTCCAGAAGTCCAGGCTGTGTACGTATTGCCAATTGTATATCGCTTTGTAGCTCTCGTTGGAGTTGTTCGTGATGCTACCTCGCAGGTGCAGAGCCAAGCTTCGGATGAATGTGAATGCGGTAGTGTATGCTACACCACCCTCGCCACCGGCAAGACCCCaaagctcagcagcagagttCTTCATCAAGTTCACGCCAGGCATAGTGTGCACTGTTGTGTTGCGCGCGCCTTTTACTAGTGCCTGATAAGTGGCTTTGAGCACGTTTTCGCGAATGCCGGCATCGCCAATAACGGTCAGTCGACGCATGACAAGGAACGCTGCGATACGCGTCGCTTCGGTGTTGCTATGCGAAGACCAGACGACAGTCACTGCACGCGAGACATCCCGCACCAGCTTCTTGAAGGAAAGCAAGTAAGGCAGGAGCGGCAACAGCGATGCGAGGGTAAGCCGGAGGGTCGCTGGGTCTGATAGATGGTCCAGAAGGTGCAGGATACCAGATATCTGAGAGCGCAACATGGGGCCGAGTGTCTTGAACTTCTTGGATTCCGTCTGGACGTGGACTTTCCCATTCTTCGCCTCCTGTACCGGCAAGTGGTGCTCGAAGACTTTGGGGATCTCCTTCAGTGCAGTAGTGAGCAGCTCGTGGTAGACCTGTGGATTCGATACCGAGTACTTgaactccttctcctctgcgTCTGACGAAGAGATTTGGGCCGCGGACCTGAAAGCGATTACGACCTCTTTTGCGGCACGCAGAGAATGTTGTTCTTGCAGTGCAGCTCTCCACTTCTTGACAGTCTTGAGATCCAGCTCGTTGTTGTCCGCCTCGTCTTCTGAGTCGTCTCGCTTCTTCTGTTTCTTCCGCTTaggctcgtcatcgtcggtcTCGCTCAATTCCAGATTGTCCAAATCATCAAACACCTCAGGCTCATCCTTTTGTAGCACTTTGTGGAACTCTGGATCCTCCTTGGCCAATCGATCAAGCTGCTCTTTGAAGTCGCCAACGTCGCTCTCAGAGTCTGAGTCGCCATCGCTATCTCCTCGCACCGGCGCCTGCTCCGCAGCAGAGCCCGAATCTGAtgtctcgtcgtcgctgtctcgTTTTCTCTTGCTGGCTTTCTTTTTGGGCAATTCCGGGACTTCGAACCCGCCTTGGAAGAAGTCATCGACGCTCATATCCTTGAAGGCATCCGCGACGGCCTTCTGATTGTTCCCATTCGTTGTCGGCTGCCCATCGGTTTCCCCATCCttgccttcctcttctgcccTCCGCTTTTTCTTGCGCTCCTtcagttgctgctgctgcttggtctTTTTCAGTCCCTTGCGCTTTTCCAGTGTGTCTGACAGATGCTTCTTCTGAAATTTCTTGGTCGCCTTGCTGACCGGCATCGTGGCGACGGATGCAGATATGCGTGTTGACGGAAGGCGGAAGTGGTGTTGGAGCTCATGGTCGTAGTTCGAGTCCAAAATTTCAGCGGGTCCGGGGACAGAAGCGGAAGGGGTCCGCGCAAGCTTGCACCCACGAGCTCAGCAACGACGGCACAGCAGACGACAGGCGGGCACACAtggcatcaacaacaactccGACGTCCGCAGCAACATGTACGCTCCACAGCAGCTGGCCTACGCGCCCACGCCGTACAGCTACACGCCATCGAATAACCTGACGGCCAACATCAACTTGGACGAGGAAGTGCAGCTCGCCGACACAGCCGCCGAACGAGACCTGTACGAATCACTTGCAGAGGTgtacagcatcatcatcaccctCGATGCGCTAGAGAAAGCGTACCTACGAGACAGCATCAACGAAGCCGAGTACACCGAGACATGCGACCGCCTGCTGCGCCAGTACAAGAGCAACCTCGCCGCCGAGAGCGTGCAAGCTGCCTTTGGAGATCTGGAAAGCTTCAAGGCTGAGTGGGGAGTGCGTGCGCCCATTGTGCGCTCGGACATTGCCGTGTGTGCTGACGGCATTGCAGCTCGAAGTGCCCAAAGCCACGGAACGACTGCGTATCGGCCTTCCAGCGACGATTGAGAGTGTGCCTACGCGCACTTCGTCACAGCACCACCGAGCGTCCAATTCTCACGCCCCAGGCAATAACGGTCCGGGAGCTGCCGCAAATGCCACAGCCATCGTCTCTGCATCGGAGAACTTCATCACACTCTTTGACGCCATCCGGATGAACATTCTGTCCAAGGACACGCTCCATCCTATTTTGGTGGATACTATTCAGGCGGTCAATAAAGTCACCGACCGGGATTTTGATAACAAGGGCAAGATCGTGCAATGGTTGATTACCTTGAACCAAATGCGAGCTGCGGAAGAGTTGAGCCCGGAACAGGCCCGAGACCTCCAATTCGATTTGAACGCCGCCTACGAGGGCTTCAAGGCTACTCTTGGGTAGGGTGCCAGCGTCGGCTGTGGGTTCATCTTGGATGCAGTACTACCAGCAACTCACAGACATCACATCTGGGATAGAACGTCGATCTTGATAGCTTTGCGAGCGTTATCGAGTGCGCCTCTGGATTCGGCCGATGTAAATTCCCGCTGCATGCGAACCCATCATCCGCTCGATCTGGATAATTCCACCAAGGAGGGGTCTGAGTTGACATCGAGGTGTGCTAAGCCAGCACTTTTGTTCGAGGCTTCTAATTCGTCACATGTGATGTCCTGGCAATCACTCGAGATCTCGGCTTGTCACATTGATTTCGCAATGAACGAAGCTGCACAAAGCCTCTCGGTCAGTGCAATGGCGTGCGCTCTTCTGACACCGTAGCAGAGGTTCCTGCGAACACACAGTGCGAGCTGAGTCATCATAGAGCACGTTCGTGGCGGCCTTGTGCGCCTCGACCCGATGACATGGCGATGTACCGGCACCGCACTGCCGAATTGGACATGACATGTCAATCTCGGCCCGGGGTATAGAAAGGCAACTGAGTCGTCGAATCTGCAGGTACGCGTAAACAACCAGACAACCACATCGATCGCAATGCAAATACCCGGGTATTGTTTTGCTAATGGGCTGCTGCATACAAGGCACTGCTATTGCATGAAGGCAGCGCTGTCTGGGTCATATGCCTCACGTCCAAGCCCAGGAATAGCAAAGCAATTCAGTCCGAAACGCTGGCTAGCTGCAGGAACGGGGTGTGAAGAAGCATAACAGCACCGCATACACCTGATTGTAGTTCGCAGACTGCGCGAGCCGTTGGCGATAATGATTGCAGCATGCATAATCGACGCCTGCAGGATGCAAAGATGCCCAATTGATGCGCACTAAGCATTCCAGGAGATCGGCGCCATTTTTCGGCCTGCATGTGGTTGTTGGTCTGTGCGCGCCGCGGCTCTGCATCCGAAAGACGTTTGGATTTCGAACCAGCGCACATCGAGGCTCGAACCATGCATGCGTCCGCAAAACAGCTGACCACGAAAGATCTCGGTCTCGCCGATGGGCGCGAGCAGGAGAATGAGGAGGCACTGGACGGTAGGCAGGCCCCATGCATGCGTATTCGAGTGACAGGTCAGCTGATCGACCGTGCAGTGCTCGATCTGCCGCAGCTGCACCAGCGCCCGAAAGCAGAGACTCTGCTCTTGACCCTCGCCGACCTGAGCTCGCAGCCAGCCTCGTGGGATGCCACACCCCGCCATGGAACTCCGACGTCGCCGTTATCGGGCACATCCACGCCATTTCGCAGAAAGAGAAAGATACGTAGTCAAGGCATACCCAGCTACTTGACCAAGATCATAGCTAGTCCCCTCGCTTggatcgaggacgatgagcagAAGGAATGCATCTGGGAGGCGGCAGCGCAGCGCCTTAGCGAACGGAGTGGGAGGACTGCTATGGGCTCGATTAGCAGGACCTTCGTCATCCCGCTACAGCCAGACCTGCCGCTGTCCCACGACCACAGCACTGGGACCACCATGACAAATGAGAATGACATACATGCAAGTACGGACACCATTGACGGGTACCTCAACCTCACTCTCCGTGAGCCCGCATTGACTGGCGATGACCTGGGCTTGAAGACTTGGGCATCATCGTACCTCCTCGCCAAGAGAGTTACTGTCCTGCAGCATACACTTCCCCGCCTGCCACAACATGTATCGATTCTTGAGCTCGGTGCAGGTACTGGGCTAGTGGGaatggcagctgctgcaatCCTCAAGAAACATGTCATCATGACCGATTTGCCAGAGATCGTTCCTAACCTTCAGCACAATGCGCGGCTGTCCGCAGAAGCAATTGCGTTGCATGGAGGCAGAGTCGATTGTGCCGTGTTAGACTGGATGCAGCCCGGGGCATTCTTCCTCGAAGGCATGCACGAAGGTCAGGCGCACACCTTTCCCCTGATATTTGCAGCCGACCCGATATATGGTCCCGAGCACCCGCGTCTGCTTGCCCAGGCGATATCCTATCACCTGATCGAGAACAGTGATGCACGTGCAGTAGTCGAGATGCCACTCCGCGACGCTTACGTCGCCGAACGAGAAGCGTTCAGGCAGGCCATGAGTGACGTCGGTCTTGTGCTCCACGAAGAGGGTCAAGAGACCGGCTTTGATGACTGGTCCTCCGCAGTCGACGACGACCTCATCGAAGTAACATGCTGGTGGAGTGTGTGGAAGCGGCGATGACATTGTTTGGCAGTTATCTCCCTCCTTCCATTCACCACAGCAGAATGCTCGTAGGTACATCAACGATTGTTACACTCTTCTCATCTTTCACGACATTTTCTTTGCATAGTCTTATTCACGGCTGCTCATCGCTACTTCCTCATTTTTGTGGCAGTCCTTATAAATACTGCTGATGTCTCTAGCACAGGAACAAACAATGAGTGACACGTTGCTATCGACTATTCGAGTGGGTACTGACAAGCAAATGACAAACTCTGCACTCATCCAACAAACATTGAACCCCGAAGGGCGAGCCATTTGTGACGCTTGCAGTCTGCGTATGCTCGAAACCGCTATGTCAGCTGCTAGCGGTCCAAGAAGGTCGACGATACGACGATTTGGAGAGCGCATGCGCTTCGAGAATCGAGCCAGTGTGGGTACCGCTCCTAGCCAAATGAACAGTCCAACCGCATCCCCATCGAACTGGAGCGAGTcttacgaagaagacgagcgcATTGCGGATCGAATTTTTGAAGACTTTGCAAGATTCGAATGGCCCAGCCAGGGACATGATCGGACACCTTGTCCTTCGCCAACAATCAGCGAGTCGTCTCATAGTCCTAAGTCGAGTAGGTTTGCAGAGTCCTGGATCGCAGACCTGAAAGCCTCCGCGTCGCATGCTGGCATATCAAGCATAAACCCGTCGCTAATGCAACACATGAGAGATGCGGACATCAAATGGGCTCGCCGCTCGACTGGCCCTGTCCTGGATATGCCTGACATGTCTCATGGATTTTGTTCACAAACCGAGGCTGCTTCACCATCAGGGCTCGTGGACCCCAAGCATACCGCCGCCAACACCCTCATCGCTTCTCTTGATGACGACTTCTCGCCGACATTCCAGTCTTTCATGTCGACCGGACGCTCTGCCAGCGATGCAGACTCAGACGTCAGCTATCTAGACTTGAATGACCTCGACTCTCCAGCCGCGCGAACAAGCTCGTACTCGGATCGTGTCGAAAATGGCAGAAGGGGAGCAATCGTAGGACGTGGACGCTCGAGGACGCGGTGCCACAGAACTGGCTGTGAATGCTATGAATGCAAGCAGTTGAGACTCCCTTCATAGGCAACCCATTGCGAGCACACTTCGCTGCTTGCGCTCACTCTCCAAATTTTGTGAGATGACGTTGATTCAGCTGCATTGTGCCTGGCTAGACGAGTCATTCTGCCGCTTCGGCGATGCAACCGTAGACGCTTGACGCCACGCACATCGTCGTGGTTGATATCATCTGGCAGCTGACAGCATCAGCGAGTTCATTGACATCACGTTCGTCCGTTGGACGGTCCTCTTGATGAGTTGTGAGAGGCTTCTGATGCGATAAAGGCACAATTTGGCTGTGAGCCACACCCGGTATTG
Proteins encoded:
- a CDS encoding uncharacterized protein (BUSCO:EOG09262N5O), with amino-acid sequence MPVSKATKKFQKKHLSDTLEKRKGLKKTKQQQQLKERKKKRRAEEEGKDGETDGQPTTNGNNQKAVADAFKDMSVDDFFQGGFEVPELPKKKASKRKRDSDDETSDSGSAAEQAPVRGDSDGDSDSESDVGDFKEQLDRLAKEDPEFHKVLQKDEPEVFDDLDNLELSETDDDEPKRKKQKKRDDSEDEADNNELDLKTVKKWRAALQEQHSLRAAKEVVIAFRSAAQISSSDAEEKEFKYSVSNPQVYHELLTTALKEIPKVFEHHLPVQEAKNGKVHVQTESKKFKTLGPMLRSQISGILHLLDHLSDPATLRLTLASLLPLLPYLLSFKKLVRDVSRAVTVVWSSHSNTEATRIAAFLVMRRLTVIGDAGIRENVLKATYQALVKGARNTTVHTMPGVNLMKNSAAELWGLAGGEGGVAYTTAFTFIRSLALHLRGSITNNSNESYKAIYNWQYVHSLDFWSRVLAMHCTEKSSPLQALIYPFVQVTLGALRLIPTATYFPLRFQLVRSMLRVSLATGTYIPLAAPLYEVLNSAEMRKAPKPATLKPLDFNTTIRAPKSYLRTRTYQDGVAEQVQELLSEFFVMWAKNIAFPELALPVTVMLRRWLKEANQRGKGKGGNKNTKINSAIQLLVQKLEANAKWIEERRAKVEFAPNHRQGVDAFLKDVSWEKTPLGAYVVGQRKTREEKARVIEEGRKEEERRRASEKAAKGGAEDREESDDEASESEADSQDDDDEEMLDVEEDDDSE